One region of Marivirga arenosa genomic DNA includes:
- a CDS encoding serine hydrolase domain-containing protein, with the protein MKNNILCLLILLLLASCGNENSQQEVENTNKRDFKEEIDHYLSELEDDDSFMGSLAISKNGKSIYSGSIGYRDLNKELKANTNTIYRIASITKSFTATLVFKAIEANKIKLNQSIDRFFPTLKNADKITIKHLLHHQSGIKSYTKSDYFWNNRTTAQSAEDLLKAIHEMEIEFKAGKNTKYSNSNYFLLARIVEQVFDNTYEKLLQEHIIVPLNLKSTSIGKKIQSSNNESLSYTLENDQWVEFPETNLSIAKGAGSLVSTPADLNVFFRSLLTGKLISSESLKSMKTIEKNHGMGIFRFDLLDQTGFGHGGNIDGFNARSIYFKDLDLAISLVSNASRININEVYSRILELYLGVPEVEISASMLKNYEGTYVYDQDSTDTSVFEIEGDKLILIIAGEYREELTYKGNRRFLFSQMSGPSISFTFSEDGSNLFFEQANVKRNYIKKRK; encoded by the coding sequence ATGAAAAACAATATATTGTGTCTATTAATCCTATTATTGCTCGCATCCTGCGGGAATGAGAACTCACAGCAAGAAGTTGAAAACACAAATAAGCGAGATTTTAAAGAAGAAATTGATCATTATCTTTCTGAATTAGAGGATGATGATTCTTTTATGGGTAGCCTGGCCATCAGTAAAAATGGAAAATCTATTTACTCAGGAAGCATTGGGTATCGTGATCTTAACAAGGAACTCAAAGCCAATACTAATACCATTTATAGAATCGCTTCCATCACAAAAAGCTTCACTGCTACTCTTGTATTTAAAGCTATTGAAGCAAACAAAATTAAGCTTAATCAAAGCATTGATCGCTTCTTCCCTACACTTAAAAATGCAGATAAGATTACTATAAAGCATTTGCTCCATCATCAAAGTGGAATAAAAAGTTATACAAAGTCAGACTATTTCTGGAATAATAGAACTACTGCTCAGTCAGCTGAGGACTTGTTAAAGGCAATTCATGAAATGGAAATCGAATTCAAAGCTGGTAAAAATACCAAGTATAGCAATTCAAACTATTTTCTGTTAGCCCGGATAGTTGAACAAGTCTTTGATAATACCTATGAAAAGCTGTTACAGGAGCATATTATTGTTCCCTTAAACCTTAAAAGCACTTCTATTGGTAAAAAAATACAAAGTTCAAATAATGAAAGTTTGTCCTATACATTAGAAAACGATCAATGGGTTGAATTCCCAGAAACCAATTTGAGCATAGCCAAGGGTGCTGGTTCACTTGTATCCACACCGGCCGATTTAAATGTATTTTTTAGAAGCTTATTAACTGGAAAGTTAATTAGTTCAGAGAGTTTAAAATCCATGAAAACAATAGAAAAAAATCATGGGATGGGAATTTTCCGATTTGATCTTCTTGATCAAACAGGCTTTGGGCACGGAGGAAATATTGATGGTTTCAATGCCCGTTCTATTTATTTCAAAGACTTGGATTTAGCGATTTCTTTAGTATCAAATGCCTCAAGAATAAACATCAATGAGGTTTATTCTAGAATTCTTGAATTGTATTTAGGCGTGCCCGAAGTAGAAATTTCAGCTTCAATGCTTAAAAATTATGAAGGTACTTACGTCTACGATCAAGATTCAACTGATACCTCAGTCTTTGAAATAGAGGGTGATAAATTAATTCTAATTATTGCTGGTGAATATCGCGAAGAGCTAACTTATAAGGGAAATAGAAGGTTTTTATTTTCGCAGATGAGCGGCCCCTCTATTTCATTTACCTTTTCTGAGGATGGTTCCAATTTATTCTTTGAGCAAGCCAATGTTAAAAGGAATTACATTAAAAAGCGGAAATAA
- a CDS encoding GNAT family N-acetyltransferase produces the protein MNNINIRKAKEEDLPYIISLLADDELGFLRENRHDQSAYLETFKLISEDPNQELMVAINEDDVMGTFQLSFIPYLTYQGGIRAQIEAVRIHKNFRGQGLGKMMLEWAIERAKQQAAHLVQLTTDKQRPDAIRFYEALGFKASHEGMKLHLRH, from the coding sequence ATGAATAATATTAACATAAGAAAGGCAAAAGAAGAAGACCTTCCTTACATCATTTCCTTATTAGCTGATGATGAACTAGGTTTTCTGAGAGAAAACAGACACGATCAATCTGCTTATTTGGAAACTTTTAAGCTTATATCTGAGGATCCGAACCAAGAATTAATGGTAGCTATAAATGAGGATGATGTAATGGGTACATTTCAACTTTCTTTTATTCCCTATCTGACCTACCAAGGAGGCATAAGAGCTCAAATTGAAGCAGTGAGGATTCATAAGAACTTTCGTGGACAAGGCCTAGGTAAAATGATGTTAGAATGGGCTATTGAAAGAGCAAAGCAGCAAGCTGCTCATTTAGTTCAGTTAACTACCGACAAACAAAGACCTGATGCAATAAGGTTTTATGAGGCTCTTGGATTCAAAGCATCCCATGAAGGAATGAAATTACATTTAAGACATTAA
- a CDS encoding DUF2268 domain-containing putative Zn-dependent protease (predicted Zn-dependent protease with a strongly conserved HExxH motif), which translates to MRSIVIQYIILSLIGTFLMLLSSCNHQPPIVNKPKSIIDFKSTGGKLTDFEKGLAIKIVEESEGDVRRLLSDLPNEISYEIEIVDWDLDVVGGVTGRAETNNPALVLIQISKKFPGGVVAAIHAGLRPTLFHELHHLALGWAIQDNKFTPTIQTATIVEGLAEVFSEIHTGVKFKENHIPDSVNADEWVAEIMALPKDADYQKWMFQHPDGRTSIGYRTGNYLIKKAMASSNKSIIELSELSINEVYELTGY; encoded by the coding sequence ATGAGAAGTATAGTAATACAATACATTATTTTATCCCTAATAGGCACATTCTTGATGCTATTATCATCCTGTAATCATCAGCCTCCTATCGTCAATAAACCAAAAAGTATAATTGACTTTAAATCAACTGGAGGAAAATTGACAGATTTTGAAAAAGGTTTAGCAATCAAAATAGTAGAAGAATCTGAGGGAGATGTTCGTAGATTATTATCTGATCTTCCAAACGAGATAAGCTATGAAATAGAAATCGTTGATTGGGATTTAGATGTGGTGGGTGGAGTTACAGGCAGAGCTGAAACCAACAATCCAGCCCTTGTTTTAATCCAAATATCAAAAAAATTTCCTGGAGGAGTAGTCGCAGCAATTCATGCTGGTTTAAGACCTACATTATTTCATGAACTACATCATCTTGCTCTGGGATGGGCTATTCAGGATAATAAATTTACTCCTACTATTCAGACCGCGACTATTGTAGAAGGTCTAGCTGAGGTTTTTTCGGAAATACATACTGGTGTCAAATTTAAAGAAAACCATATTCCCGATAGTGTAAATGCAGATGAATGGGTGGCTGAAATAATGGCTTTACCAAAAGATGCTGATTATCAGAAGTGGATGTTTCAGCATCCGGATGGTCGTACATCAATTGGCTATAGAACAGGAAATTATCTTATAAAGAAAGCTATGGCTAGTTCAAATAAATCAATTATTGAACTTAGTGAACTTTCTATTAATGAAGTTTATGAATTAACCGGCTATTGA
- a CDS encoding alpha/beta hydrolase, producing MKNIGRALMLIMIIHNLTGCNINSYKDTAIKNTTPSISDSKKYEIANSKVLPIKDSSLNRQYELYIKLPENYEKNKDYSYPVIYFTDAKWHMELLSSATEYLLDSVILVGISWQLDMPEDLLEEVGDHVSRYRDYTFSTSNNIAHQSKFNFGGATDHLQFIQEDVISFIEKKYRIDPNNRTYFGYSLGGAFGAYILLTKSKTFNHYILGSPSFNNNNKILDSLFLSKRLDNKESNANIFISYGSMEKELGEEVEVFANLLESKKLSKQIVEGNHKTAFPKTGINSIEWLSELYKQHQNE from the coding sequence ATGAAAAATATAGGTAGAGCCTTGATGTTGATAATGATCATCCACAATTTGACTGGATGTAATATCAACTCTTATAAAGACACAGCAATTAAAAATACTACTCCCAGTATTAGCGATTCAAAAAAATATGAGATAGCAAATTCAAAAGTATTACCCATTAAAGACTCATCCTTGAATAGGCAATATGAATTATACATTAAGCTTCCTGAAAACTATGAAAAGAATAAAGACTATAGTTATCCAGTAATTTATTTTACAGATGCAAAATGGCATATGGAATTGTTATCATCTGCAACAGAATATTTATTGGATAGTGTCATTTTAGTGGGGATTTCTTGGCAATTAGATATGCCTGAGGATTTATTGGAAGAAGTGGGTGATCATGTAAGTAGGTATCGAGACTACACTTTTAGCACCTCAAACAATATTGCGCATCAGAGTAAATTTAATTTCGGTGGGGCAACTGATCACCTTCAATTTATTCAAGAAGATGTGATCAGTTTTATAGAGAAAAAGTATCGTATAGATCCAAATAATCGAACATACTTTGGCTATTCATTAGGGGGTGCCTTTGGTGCTTATATTCTACTTACAAAATCTAAAACATTTAATCACTATATTTTAGGTAGCCCTTCATTTAACAATAATAATAAAATATTAGACTCTCTATTTTTAAGTAAACGATTAGATAATAAGGAATCAAATGCTAATATTTTTATTTCATACGGAAGCATGGAGAAAGAATTAGGTGAAGAGGTAGAAGTATTTGCCAACCTTCTTGAATCTAAAAAATTATCAAAGCAAATAGTTGAAGGAAATCATAAAACTGCATTTCCTAAAACCGGAATAAACAGCATAGAATGGCTTTCTGAGCTATATAAACAACACCAAAATGAATAA